Part of the Sorghum bicolor cultivar BTx623 chromosome 1, Sorghum_bicolor_NCBIv3, whole genome shotgun sequence genome, aaaaagtataAGCTTAACAATATGTTTAACACATtagatttgacaaaaaataAACATTGGTCTAAGAGAACAAACAGCAGCCCTACAAAATTACAGCGCAGGCTCCCTTTTGTTTAAAACTAATGAATAGTGGGATATTACCATTCTGTTTGGTAAACGAAAATGTAGAGGCTTGGCGGCTGTTGCTAGTGCATCCTTTTTCTAAGGAATGGTGGATTTATTTTGACTTTCGCGATTATAGAAATGGATCAATAataagaagaggagaaatcaaatTAACTTCGTGCACATAGATTAGGGAAATTTATTTAACAAGAAACCTTTGTGATCAAAATAAGATGTTATCACgatcctttttttaaaaaaaaacagcttgTTCTAAGTGCATGATGTCTGTTTATTTGATGAAGTTCCGTCTCCCGGTCCCCACAGCGCAGGTGCCATGCAGCGTGCAATCTCCTTTTGGTGGCCACTGGCCATTCATCAATTTTCTCTTCTTCTCTGGAACGGAAAGGGATGGTGGTGTCGTTTTCGTACTCCTGTGTTTCTCCTGGTCCTAGCAGCTTCATGGAGAAACATGTTCTTCAATTTTCATGACGGTGCGCTAGCATGTTGCATGTTGGATACCTTTTAGTGTGCAGGGATTTTGGTAGCAGGGGCAGTGCCCCCCCCCCCTCCAAGCCCACTCATTTCTTTAAATAcctatataaatattaatatttatagtataagAAATATTAATTTCATCTATTTTTTATTCAAATACGATGATTTTGGTAAGAAATAGTgtaatgtttttttaaaaaaaaattcaaatatataattatgtatattttatcacaCTAAAAATACAGTTATATTTGTTCACCTCGCTTAATCAAACTCGCTGGTTTCGCCACTAAATAAGGTCAGAAAAATACTCCATGTATACAACATATAGTAAGTACACCATCGTTTAACTACATGTCTACATCACATTTTTAATATTAAGTACTCTTTTCAATTAAAGTGAGTGAATACTCAAGTGATTTGAACCATTTGATCTAGCTCCAAAATGCAAGTTGTAAAAGAGTTTTACCATTTTTTCGCGAGGGGTAGAAGAGCTGCACATATGGTTAAGTTATATACAGAATGTAGAGTCCACACGAGATATACTCCTTCTGCCCCGAATAAAAGTTCATTCTTGTGTTTGTAGGattcattcaatcaatgtctggTTTCACAAAATATATGCAAAAGGTACTTAATGTTATTTCTGTCGGgtaataagtatcattagacaaataatgaaatatatttttataataaatctatttggagatacatagttattttttaaaaaataattaagttTGAACCTAGGATGATATTTTTTTATAGGAAGCAGTAGCTGATATGATGTTGATTCATACCTGCATGTGGGCTAGAGCTATATACTATTTCATTCGTCTCAAAATAATTGTACATCTTGCTTTTATggattcttttttttaagtttgactaaatttataaaaaataatatcaaCATTTTTTATCTCCTAATATTttcattatgaaaatatattgcaCTATTAATCTAATAACATTTATCACacatcataaatattagtatattttttacTTATCATAAAACAAGATGTGCAATTTTATTTTGGAACGGGGTGTATCCATATTATAAGAGCAACTTCAACAGACTTTTTATATGCTTCCTAGTTTATAGGAATAGAGATTTTGATGAAAAAAATTACAGTCTTTTCAATCGGATCTCGAAATAtagacatattttattttggaTTTCTCGGTAGCCAAAGATGAAAAACAAGGATGCCTTTATAAAGTGCGCATAAgaaattagagcatctccaacaacttggtaaaattcacttgtcaaatcttgagttatagcaagttgctaatttatttagcaaaagaaaaaatgaTGTGTCTCTaataagttgctattctcacttggtaaaaatagaggatgacatatgagacccgctcacttggtaaaagaatatgtgtctccaacaagttgcgctcgggatagcaacttgggatagcaacttgacaaatctcggcagtagaaacctctggatagcaacttgggaaatttagcaagttgagataaggagttgttggaggaggatttttatgcttttaacaaatttggtaggatagcatattgaaataccaagttgttggatatGCTCTAAAACAATTGTCGAAGAGTGCATGGATATAGAAAGGATTGTTACTCAAATAACTCTCACAATGATAATTCAGAGAGTAATTTTTGGAAAGACTTTTTGagattatctaattatgaatgTTCTCTAAGTATGAATGGAACATGAGACCACTCCAACGGAGAAACCAAACTACTGCGGTGCCGCTGTTTCTGTTGGCACATAGTTTCCGCGTGAATACAGAGAACAAAACATTCCGGATCTCCAGAAGACGAACCTCTGATAGTCTGATGCTCTCACAAGCCCTGATCTTGGTTAGCCTTCTGCATGCATATAAAACTAATCTCCCGGATGAGCCCTAATTCATGCTCCCTTTCATTGGCCCTATATGTATATATTTGTGGAATAGTTTAGGATGACAAGTTGCATggctaaggtcttgtttggatgttgtcgtattcacttcaatccatgtgtgttggtgtgtaTTGGGGtgtaatttagttcaagttccactccaatccacctcaacacatgtggattgatgtgaatacgactacatccaaacaaaacCTAATTATTCTTGTCCTTGTTGTtcgttaaacaaggcctaattattCTTGTCCTTGTTGTTCGTTCGTGTCCAGTATCCACTGGTTGGTATGGTCCAGACACGTGAGTCCAACGAATAACATCCACAGCCACAGGGCACCCGACCTACTACCTTGTCCCTGACTCCCTCGGCCCTCGCTGATCTGTCCAGGACGAAGAGCAGAAGATGGGAGTAGTAAAAAATACAAAGAGGTGCGCTGTGTTGTCGTACTCGAACAGGAGAGACAATCAGACTAGAGAGGTAGGCAAATAACACATGAGCATCTTGCATCTATGTACCAAGACCAAGTGGACGTACATTCTAACTGCACAACAAATAACATACTACCTCCtttaaggaaaaaaaaagatacaatTCTAGCTCTGGTTAGTCAAGGCTGTCTGAAGTTTATTAACTAACTTTACAGAAAAACGTACACATTTAACAAATAGATACTATAgaattatattttataataaatgtAATGCTACTTATTCGTTGAACCttattcgtttgagcttatcagctgaATTTATCTGTCAttcaatagtatttttctctcataaacaGTACTTTCTATCGTGGCTTTCCAGCCAACTTATAAAGAACTCAATAGTATATTAAGTTGGCCTGCTCGGCTGCCCTTCTTCTACAGTCACCTGCAGCAGCTTGTTTCCTTCATGGGAAAACAGTTAATGCAGTCTCCAGCAATCACTTTTGAGCAGGCCAACAATAAAGTAGTCGGAAAAGGGAAGAAAAAATGGATTTTAGGACCATCATCAAGAAATATTCCGAAATATTCAGCTCAGCTTTGCAAACGCATCATATCTCAGTGGTCGTTGCATATTCTATGTATGACAAACAGAAAGTAGGATCTCAGATTCTGGAGGTGTTAGCTTCTACCAGATTGAGGAGGATCCACATTTATAACAGAAGAAAAGTGAAACTGATGGTTCTTCTAAGCTCTATCTCGAAAAGTTTTCCCATGCACAGCTTTCTGCAGCAATTTGAGTCAGAGTTAGATGTATCTATCAGAATGCAACAAAATGGTGACAAACTATGCGGCTtcatgatcattattcattacctGGTAGTTCTATACGTAGCAAAAAGAGTTACTGGTCTCCCTTAACAAACCAGAATCCTAACGCTTGGACTTGGTGATGTCATGAAACCATTTCATGGTTTATCCAGTGCTTGAATTTTCATCATGGGCCTTGTCATTCTGCTTTAATTTTTACTTCAGATTCTTCTTATTTGGAATCCTTTCCTGTCTACAAGCATAAGGGAGGACTTGACTCAGAACAGGAAAAACAGAATAATTACTATGACGTTAGTTGCAAATCAGAACTAACCAGCATCTCATGGTCGCCCATTATTTCCTCGATCACCTCGCCGAGAACCTTCTCTGCACTGTTAGGAACAAGCGCAGCAAAAGCAGGAGATTCCAATCCTGAAAAGAAGTAAATAAAAAACTGTCAATTTTATGAGACCTTATCTTAAAGCGTTTTGGTTCagtttgtttatttgattacaGAGTTTCACCTTGTACATTTCACCATTTCATAATTTAAGGCAGAACTTTTGACTTACCAGTTTCTGGGAAGGCATTGATGAACATCATCATCTCCTCACCAGTCAGACCAGAAAATATGCATATCCTTGGCAGTGATCCTGCAATCTGTGAATTGGACAAGTATATCCAGAAAATATGCATAGCCTTAGCTAGAGATTTAGATTCAGATTTAAGACTGATAAGAAATGAAAGAACTAAATATCCGTAAACTAAATTCTTAGCTCAAGTATATGCAGTAGCATACTAAAAGCTAAAAAATAAGTCCACAATGTCTTTGGTGCAAACCTTGACAGCTTCCAAATCAGGCTGCTCAGTGTGCATGGCATCCCATAAGGTTTGCTTCGTCATCTCCTCTGTACAATGAATCACCTGAGTCAAGTTAAAAGTATTGTGAGAACAAAAATCAAACAAACATGGATGAACTTTCAGGGTTGCATCTAGCAACTAAAAACTGCAATCGCACTAaggacaacaacaagagaaaggCATTATAAACTGAATTATATTGCTAATAAGTGTACTATTCTTGACATTTTTTTACAACACAGCACAAATAAAGTAAATCTTATCgcaaaaaaaaacacaaataAAGTAAATCTTTGACACTTCAAATCAAATTTATTTCACTTCTTTTTTTGCTGGAGAGTATGTATATTTGTTCAGTTCATGTACCATCTGCAATAATGTATAGCAAAGCTATTCTCTATCATGACAGCTATCCTAGGCAGAATAATTCCATATTAATGGCAAAACTTAAAAGGTTACTCTAGTTTGCTGATAGTATATGGAATAAACAAGTGACTTCATCACTCTAATCACTATATATGTATACAGATAGAGCATTCTTGCATATATCAGTGAGAGCTGATGCACAACTTGCCTTGAGGAATTCACCTTCAAGCTCTTTCAAGAAGGCCTGAATCTGCACAAATTGTGGAACTCACATAAGCTGGAACTGGCAGCACAACACAAAGTACTACTACCTATAACAATAATGCAAGACatatatgatttattttctaccGCTTTTTTTTTAAACATGAATGTTCAGGTTTCTGAGCAGATGCCTACATGGCGACATGAAATTTTTGCAAGAAAACTACACCTGGGGCACGTAGAGTATCTAGAACTCAGGTATACAAAATACAGGGAGCCAGGGAGGCCATCTGCTTGGTGGAATCTGACAAAGCACAGCCTTACGTGTGATCGTTTTTAACTTTACTACCAAATATTACTCACTCTATCCTGAAAAGACTGCAATTCTAGCTTTCTATCAAGTTTACACAAAACATCTACAGTTTGATCAAGTCTGTACAAAAGGTATCAATATTATGAtaccaaattagtattattagatccaTCGTGAATATACCTATTTGGTTTCATATATACCTGTTATCTTTTTGATAAATTTTGTCAAACTTTTCAAGGTGGAGGTAGTATTTTTTTTCCATAAAAAAAACTACTGAGCAGCGAGCACCATCATTGAAACGCTTTGGTTCTTTCAAATGTAATAATTGTACAAAAATGGAGAAAGATACTAATGCTCTGCAAATTGACATCGCTGATTACCGTGACAGTTTCGCCTTTCTCGAATCCAATGAGCAGTAGCGCCTGAAATTCACATATAGGAGTATGACATACTGTATAATTTTGAGCGTTTCCATGTACTCGCATGACAGGCATGCAACGATGTAGAACAACTGCGAGGCGCAACTCACCGGTGGGCCGTACATGGGATCCTCCGCTTTCAACGGCACAAACTTGGAATCCTCTTCCATCAGCTCGGCCGGAGCTCCTGAGATGCACCTCCTCGGAGTATATATCACATAAAATGAAATGAACCGAAACCGAGCACTGCCAAACTAGCTGAAGCGGCGCAGCTTCCGCCGCCACACCACGCATCTTACCTTCGGGGGGCAGCGATCGGAGCGGGCCGCGCCACTGGCACCATCGTCTCCTCAGCGGCGGCACCGAGATGGAGGAGGGACCGCGCGGCACCCGCGCACGATGGGGGTAAGTGGAAGCACCGGAGCGTGCGATGAGCGGGCGCGCGAGcagaccggcggcggcgggtgtTGCAGCCGGCGGCGAGAACGGCGAAGATATCATCATCTTCGCTTCGCTTTGTGGATGGTGTGGACTTGTGGTCTCTCTTCCGCTAGCGCTTTGCCCGCGCGGCTGCTCGGTGCGTTGACGCTGCACGCGATTtcagccgtccgatcagcaTCCTAGGGCTTCCGCTTCACGAGCGGTTAGCCCTGGGCCGGCCCCCACTCGTCTACCACAGATTGGGGAGCGCGGGGGAGGAGGACCACGGCAACCCCGCCGTCCCGTCCGAACCTATTCACCCCCGTGGACCGTGCCGTGACGcggcacgccgccgccgccgccgccgccgccgcaacaCCATGGGGAAGCGATCCGGCGGCAAGAAGCTGCCGTTCTTCACcagatcctcctcctcgtcgtcctccgcCAAGCGGAATCGGTCCGGTCGCCGCCTCCCTTCCCCCTCCAAGCAGGACAACGCGACGAGGGCTCTTCTCGCCTCCCCCTCCGCCGCCTCGCCGTCCGCGACCCCGGGCTCTGCAGCGGCGGGGCAGACCGCCCAGCCGCCGCCTCCCCTCTCGGCCACCGCGGGCGCCGGGGGTGCCGTGCCGGGGAAGgtcaccaagaagaaggccggcGCTCGCCTGTGGATGCGGCTGGACCGCTGGGGTACCTCTGAGGTCGTTGAGCTCGACAAGGCCTCCATAATCCGCCGCGCCGGCCTGCCCCCGCGCGATCTACGCATCCTCGGCCCCGTTTTCTCTCGCTCCTCCAGCATCCTCGGTGAGCATACCCGGCCACCCCTCTCTCCCTGCCCTTTTTAATATTCGATCAattcttgtcaaaaaaaagtaTTCGATCATTTTGTTTTTTGTGGTGATAAAAGCAAGAAAACGCAAACTTTGGTATCATCCTAGTAATGCACAATGATTTATTCTGCAGCTAGGGAGAAGGCGATGGTGATCAACCTCGAATTCATCAGGGTGATAGTTACTGCCGAGGAGGTGCTCCTGTTGGACCCTCTCGTGCATGAAGTGCTCCCTTTCGTTGACCAATTGAGGCAGCACCTGCCTCTGAGGAGCCTGGTGGGTGGGAATGGTGAATGTGCCCCTGATGGCAATGGGGAAAAGCAGAAGGGCTCGCCTGGAGGCCAAGTGCCCCGTCTTAATGAGGCGACTGGTGCGGAGCACGAGCTGCCATTCGAGTTCCATGTGCTGGAGGTTGCTCTTGAGGTTGTGTGCTCATCGTTGGACCTTAGCGTGGCAGACCTTGAGAGGCATGCTACTCCAGTGCTTGACGAGTTGACCAAGAATGTCAGCACGAGGAACCTTGAGCGAGTGCGGAGCCTTAAGAGTCATCTTACCCGTTTGCTTGCCCGTGTGCAAAAGGTATCAATAAAGAAAGACTATGTGTGCTTAATTCCTCGGTCTACCTGAACTTGAATAGTTTATAACCATGGTTGTTTCTTATTGTTGCATGTCATTTTTGTAGATCAAAAGACCATTGAATTATATTACTAAGATAATCCTAATTAATTGGTTTCCAACAGTCTATTCTATTTGCAACAATGGAGATATGATTGAGTTCTTCAAACAGCCCTTTATACCATTTTCTGTTTATGACTGTGCAGCCTAGATTGCCTCATGTTGTAAATTGTTATAGTTTCAGTTGCTCTGTGCATAGTCACAAACCAATCCAGCTTGACTGTTTGCTTTGGTCTTCTTATGTGGCCTGATGCTCATGCAGAAAGAATTGCTTGATGTACTTACAGTTGTGTATCCACTATGGATTGGTAAAATAGGCATGTCAAAATTTTAGCTGCAGGAAGACAAATAGAAATAAGCCATTGAATTTTCGTTTTTTAGGTTTCTCTTTCGTTCTGTCTTAAGCCTATTGTTTACATCGTACTGTGGTGAGCTGCTGAGTGTTTCTGTTGTGCTTGTGAGAATCTTGGTGATATCTCATATGCTGCTGTACTGGGATCTgttatgtatttatttattgtATCTTATCAGGTCAGGGATGAAATAGAACACCTTCTAGATGATAATGAAGACATGGAACATCTGTATCTAACAAGGAAGCAAGTACAAAACCAACAGGTTGAGGCTTTAATGTCATCTGCTGCTTCCAACAGCATTGTTCTTGCCGGAACAGGTGTGCCCAGGCTGAACTCTAGCTTTCGGCGTAGCATGAGCATTGCTACCAGCATGCATTTGGATAATGATGTGGAAGACCTAGAAATGTTACTTGAGGCCTACTTCATGCAGCTGGATGGAATCCGCAACAGAATTTTGTCGGTTAGTCTCCTTATCCACCACTGAAATACCATGTATTGCCCTGTATTGTGGGTTATGTAATTATATGTTGCTGTCTTATGATATATAATCTGCTTATGCTAGAGAGAATACACTTGCTAATATATATTCCTTTTGTTTTCTATCAAACACAAAGATCAGTTTATACAAGTTAaagtagtactccctccattccaaattgtgagTCATTCTGGCTTTTATAGATACATAGCTTTGTTATGTATCTGGATTAT contains:
- the LOC8058787 gene encoding uncharacterized protein LOC8058787, whose protein sequence is MMISSPFSPPAATPAAAGLLARPLIARSGASTYPHRARVPRGPSSISVPPLRRRWCQWRGPLRSLPPEGAPAELMEEDSKFVPLKAEDPMYGPPALLLIGFEKGETVTIQAFLKELEGEFLKVIHCTEEMTKQTLWDAMHTEQPDLEAVKIAGSLPRICIFSGLTGEEMMMFINAFPETGLESPAFAALVPNSAEKVLGEVIEEIMGDHEMLTGKDSK
- the LOC8058788 gene encoding putative magnesium transporter MRS2-G translates to MGKRSGGKKLPFFTRSSSSSSSAKRNRSGRRLPSPSKQDNATRALLASPSAASPSATPGSAAAGQTAQPPPPLSATAGAGGAVPGKVTKKKAGARLWMRLDRWGTSEVVELDKASIIRRAGLPPRDLRILGPVFSRSSSILAREKAMVINLEFIRVIVTAEEVLLLDPLVHEVLPFVDQLRQHLPLRSLVGGNGECAPDGNGEKQKGSPGGQVPRLNEATGAEHELPFEFHVLEVALEVVCSSLDLSVADLERHATPVLDELTKNVSTRNLERVRSLKSHLTRLLARVQKVRDEIEHLLDDNEDMEHLYLTRKQVQNQQVEALMSSAASNSIVLAGTGVPRLNSSFRRSMSIATSMHLDNDVEDLEMLLEAYFMQLDGIRNRILSVREYIDDTEDYVNIQLDNQRNELIQLQLTLTIVSFGIAANTYIAGAFAMNIPTSLYNTDGSLFWPFVGGTSSACFVITVLLFWYAWWKKLLGP